A single region of the Lysinibacillus sp. B2A1 genome encodes:
- a CDS encoding ABC transporter ATP-binding protein, with the protein MIQVENLQHTFLIGKKGKEKHIPVLKGVNFEVKQGEIVAIVGKSGSGKSTLLQVLAGFMKSEQGSIKINGKETAHLTETESAAFRLKQFGFIFQNFQLMPGLSAFENIELPLKLQGAGKAVRKEKVKKIMDKVGLSEVSDHYPNELSGGQQQRVSIARALITNPPILLADEPTGSLDSETEQDILLLIQSLNRELGLTFVIITHDEEVATIAHRRFRMYDGELVKEEE; encoded by the coding sequence ATGATTCAAGTGGAGAACTTACAACATACATTTTTAATAGGAAAAAAGGGCAAGGAAAAACATATTCCTGTATTGAAAGGAGTTAACTTTGAGGTAAAGCAAGGAGAGATTGTTGCAATTGTTGGCAAAAGTGGCTCTGGAAAATCAACCCTATTACAAGTTTTAGCAGGATTCATGAAATCTGAGCAAGGGTCCATTAAAATCAATGGAAAAGAAACGGCTCATCTTACAGAAACTGAAAGTGCAGCTTTTCGTTTGAAACAATTTGGCTTTATTTTTCAAAACTTTCAACTAATGCCTGGATTATCAGCATTTGAAAATATTGAGCTTCCTTTAAAGTTACAGGGTGCTGGGAAAGCTGTACGAAAAGAAAAGGTCAAAAAAATAATGGACAAGGTTGGCCTATCAGAGGTATCAGACCATTATCCGAATGAATTGTCTGGCGGACAGCAACAGCGTGTTAGTATTGCTAGAGCCTTGATCACTAATCCGCCTATACTGTTGGCAGATGAACCCACAGGGAGTCTTGATTCAGAAACTGAGCAAGATATTTTGCTGCTTATTCAAAGCTTAAATCGTGAGCTTGGTTTAACATTTGTCATCATTACTCACGACGAAGAAGTAGCAACCATAGCGCATCGACGTTTCCGTATGTACGATGGTGAACTTGTTAAGGAGGAGGAATAA
- a CDS encoding ABC transporter permease, protein MLFKDQIDFVSQHIKKNKLRVFMTVLAATMGCAFLIVLASVGFGLQDSLRNEILSNEKVTKIQVFDNEPFTDKQIQEIKGVEHVETVLETITVNASAHSFFEGRDTSSNLYVANMQDFEQVNGKLAEGKYPSKPNEIIVGYHFAQTLLNDAERKIIEEKNKKAEAEGTYYDGKEEGYKESLIGKDIELSLAPNISAAKETEKMNYTIVGVMKEPTYDWMINNVVYMDIKQKPVVASNLATAVDLKEDEMFYSEFNIFADTLENVKPILDKLKDKGYSVYSITEQLDQMNVFFLVLKVGLIFVGTIAVLIASIGIFNTMTMAVTERTREIGVLKAIGASPKLIQRLFLMESTFIGIIGTVIAVIISYAISFVANAALPLILQAATGEEGFRNNDITFSLIPWQLVVIAAAISIGVAMISGYRPARKATKIDVIQALRQEL, encoded by the coding sequence ATGTTATTTAAAGATCAGATAGATTTTGTTTCACAGCATATCAAGAAAAATAAACTACGTGTCTTTATGACAGTGTTAGCAGCAACAATGGGCTGTGCATTTTTAATTGTCCTTGCATCTGTAGGGTTTGGTCTACAGGATTCATTACGCAATGAAATATTATCAAATGAAAAAGTAACAAAAATTCAAGTATTCGATAATGAGCCGTTTACAGATAAACAAATACAGGAAATAAAAGGGGTCGAGCATGTTGAAACTGTACTTGAAACAATTACAGTGAATGCCTCTGCACACTCATTTTTTGAGGGACGAGATACAAGCTCTAACCTCTATGTTGCCAATATGCAGGATTTTGAGCAAGTAAATGGCAAGCTTGCAGAAGGGAAGTATCCATCTAAGCCAAATGAAATCATAGTCGGCTATCATTTTGCTCAAACCTTATTAAATGATGCTGAGCGCAAAATTATTGAAGAAAAGAATAAAAAGGCCGAGGCAGAAGGCACATATTACGATGGTAAAGAAGAAGGGTATAAGGAATCTTTAATTGGCAAAGATATCGAATTATCTTTAGCACCTAACATTAGTGCAGCTAAAGAGACAGAGAAAATGAACTATACAATTGTGGGTGTGATGAAGGAGCCTACCTATGATTGGATGATTAATAACGTTGTCTATATGGATATAAAACAAAAGCCAGTAGTAGCATCTAATTTGGCTACAGCAGTAGATCTTAAAGAAGATGAAATGTTTTATTCAGAATTTAATATTTTTGCTGATACGTTAGAAAATGTAAAGCCTATATTAGATAAACTTAAAGATAAAGGCTATAGCGTGTATTCCATTACTGAGCAATTAGATCAAATGAATGTATTTTTCCTAGTGCTAAAAGTTGGCCTTATATTCGTTGGCACGATTGCCGTATTAATTGCATCTATAGGTATTTTCAATACAATGACAATGGCAGTAACAGAGCGTACTCGTGAAATTGGTGTGTTAAAGGCTATTGGCGCAAGTCCTAAGCTTATTCAACGATTATTTTTAATGGAAAGTACGTTCATTGGGATCATCGGTACTGTTATCGCAGTAATAATATCATATGCTATTAGCTTCGTAGCTAATGCCGCATTACCGTTAATTTTACAGGCTGCAACAGGTGAAGAAGGTTTTAGAAATAACGATATTACATTTTCCTTGATTCCTTGGCAGCTTGTTGTTATTGCAGCAGCTATCAGTATTGGAGTGGCTATGATTTCAGGCTATCGTCCAGCCCGTAAAGCCACTAAAATTGATGTTATCCAAGCGTTACGACAAGAACTATAA
- a CDS encoding SAM-dependent methyltransferase: MIFEEMKTQLTERILQQQLVTATISQPRMKSNEVKRIKLKPILLKDVYHIQIEYQFERILKHENILLEDFPERLALFFDDYRQAHIDFIDEKVQIQLSKKNKVLWKSDKSVAPKQINLAHNRQKNYLLKEEQPYPFLIRLGVQTEEGKIKKQKYDKFKQINRFIEFIDDTLAYLPKDRQVRILDFGSGKSYLTFALYHYLKVEKGLDIRVTGLDLKKEVIEECSTIAADLGYEQLEFLVGDINEYNSESNVDMVVTLHACDVATDMALARAVKWGAKVILSVPCCQHELNRQLDTPALDIMLQHGLVRERFAALATDAIRAEILSLVGYEAQLLEFIDMENTPKNILIRAYHTGKKPSPEQRTRYDNFLTLLNAQPFLAKELETYL, from the coding sequence ATGATATTTGAAGAAATGAAAACTCAACTGACAGAGAGAATTTTACAGCAGCAACTTGTTACTGCTACCATTAGTCAACCACGAATGAAATCAAATGAAGTTAAGCGCATCAAGCTAAAGCCTATTTTGCTTAAGGATGTTTATCATATACAAATTGAATACCAATTTGAACGCATTTTAAAACACGAAAATATCCTTCTAGAAGATTTTCCAGAAAGACTTGCATTATTTTTTGATGATTACCGTCAAGCGCATATTGATTTTATAGACGAAAAAGTACAAATCCAACTATCCAAAAAGAATAAAGTACTATGGAAATCCGATAAATCAGTCGCTCCCAAGCAAATTAATTTAGCGCATAATCGCCAAAAAAACTATCTTCTTAAAGAGGAGCAACCATATCCATTTTTAATTCGGCTTGGTGTGCAAACAGAAGAAGGAAAAATTAAAAAACAAAAATATGATAAATTTAAACAAATTAATCGCTTCATTGAATTTATTGATGATACCCTAGCTTATTTACCAAAGGATCGTCAGGTTCGTATTTTAGATTTTGGCTCTGGAAAATCCTATTTAACATTTGCGCTATACCATTATTTAAAGGTTGAAAAGGGATTAGATATTCGTGTTACAGGCTTAGATTTGAAAAAAGAAGTCATTGAAGAATGCTCCACAATCGCAGCTGATTTAGGTTACGAGCAACTCGAGTTTTTAGTAGGGGATATTAATGAATATAATAGTGAGTCAAATGTAGATATGGTTGTTACGTTACATGCCTGTGATGTTGCTACAGATATGGCATTAGCTCGGGCTGTGAAATGGGGAGCAAAGGTTATTTTAAGCGTTCCTTGTTGTCAGCATGAGTTAAATCGCCAATTAGATACACCTGCACTTGACATCATGCTTCAGCACGGGCTTGTACGCGAACGATTTGCCGCACTTGCTACCGATGCTATTCGTGCTGAAATTTTATCTCTTGTTGGCTATGAGGCACAATTGCTGGAGTTTATCGACATGGAAAATACACCAAAAAACATTCTTATCCGTGCTTATCACACAGGGAAAAAACCAAGCCCTGAGCAGCGTACTCGTTACGATAATTTTTTAACCTTGCTAAATGCCCAGCCATTCTTAGCAAAGGAGTTAGAAACATATCTATAA
- a CDS encoding carboxylesterase, whose protein sequence is MQHVFYKGTDETKPVLLLLHGTGGNEESLIGLAREIDETASILSVRGNVLENGMPRFFRRLAEGVFDIEDLVFRTKELYDFLSEAAQQYEFDGSRVVAIGYSNGANIAASLLFHYEDALAGAILHHPMVPRRGIELPKLSSIPVFISAGTNDPMCTAQESEDLETLLTSAGANVTTKWFNFGHQLTMPEVVAAKEWYNNIYA, encoded by the coding sequence ATGCAGCACGTTTTTTATAAAGGAACAGATGAAACAAAGCCAGTATTGTTGTTATTGCATGGTACAGGCGGAAATGAAGAGAGCCTAATTGGTCTTGCAAGGGAAATTGATGAAACTGCAAGCATTTTAAGCGTTCGTGGGAATGTGTTAGAGAATGGCATGCCGCGCTTCTTTCGTCGTTTAGCAGAGGGTGTTTTTGATATAGAGGATTTAGTCTTCCGTACAAAGGAATTATATGACTTTTTATCAGAGGCAGCACAGCAGTATGAATTTGATGGCAGCCGAGTTGTAGCTATTGGCTATTCAAATGGTGCAAATATTGCAGCAAGCCTATTATTCCATTATGAGGATGCTTTAGCAGGCGCTATTTTACATCATCCGATGGTACCTAGACGAGGTATAGAACTACCAAAGCTTTCATCTATTCCTGTCTTTATCAGTGCTGGTACGAATGATCCAATGTGTACTGCGCAGGAATCAGAGGATTTAGAGACACTTTTAACCTCAGCGGGTGCAAATGTGACGACTAAATGGTTTAATTTTGGCCACCAGCTAACTATGCCTGAGGTAGTGGCAGCAAAAGAATGGTATAACAACATTTATGCATAA
- a CDS encoding DUF47 domain-containing protein has translation MLNSKKQDPFFIALHKIAENMREAVHYANDFRINSVADLKEISITMKNYETAGDKLIHDLIVMLNKSFMTPIEREDILEFAIRMDDVLDGTEHCIAHFEMFSLTEVDESMRIFLGYISKSADEIVKATEELKKKNLIGMRPHAILIKDYERECDEVQRSSIKQLFLNEKDPIRIIKFKDIYEQLEDIADYCQNVANTMETIIMRNA, from the coding sequence ATGCTTAACTCAAAAAAACAAGACCCTTTCTTTATTGCCTTGCATAAAATTGCTGAAAATATGAGAGAGGCCGTACATTACGCAAATGATTTTCGTATCAACAGTGTAGCTGACCTGAAAGAGATCAGCATTACTATGAAAAATTACGAAACGGCTGGCGATAAGCTCATTCATGATCTAATCGTAATGCTAAATAAATCATTTATGACACCTATCGAGCGTGAAGACATCTTAGAATTTGCGATTCGTATGGATGATGTATTGGATGGTACGGAGCATTGTATCGCTCATTTTGAAATGTTCTCCCTAACAGAAGTTGATGAATCAATGCGCATCTTCTTAGGCTACATCTCAAAAAGTGCTGATGAAATTGTTAAAGCAACAGAAGAGTTAAAGAAAAAGAATCTTATTGGTATGCGTCCACACGCAATTCTAATTAAAGATTACGAGCGTGAATGTGATGAAGTACAACGTTCGTCCATTAAGCAATTATTTTTAAATGAAAAAGATCCAATTCGAATTATTAAATTTAAAGATATATACGAACAATTAGAAGATATCGCTGATTATTGTCAAAATGTTGCCAACACAATGGAAACAATTATCATGCGTAACGCGTAA
- a CDS encoding anion permease, whose translation MNTIIILTVLVVIFALTFDFINGFHDTANAIATSVSTRALPPRAAILMAATMNFVGAITFVGVAKALTKDIVDPFSLNAFQGDTTGSIVILAALISAIIWNLLTWYFGIPSSSSHTLIGSIAGAAVASAGFSVLNYGGFTKIIMALVFSPILAICAGFLMMTLFKLLFKNLNLYRTNKGFRTMQIFTAAIQSFTHGTNDAQKAMGIMTMALIAGGLHTGDEIPFWVRAAAATAMGLGTSIGGYKIIKTVGGKIMKIRPVNGVAADLASASVIFGATLIHLPVSTTHVISSSIMGVGSAQRVRGVNWGMARKIVTTWIITMPISAVMAAVIYFFLSLFC comes from the coding sequence ATGAACACAATCATTATACTAACCGTACTGGTCGTCATCTTTGCCCTAACATTTGACTTTATCAACGGCTTCCATGATACAGCAAATGCTATCGCAACTTCGGTTTCCACTAGAGCATTGCCACCGCGAGCAGCCATATTAATGGCAGCGACGATGAATTTTGTCGGAGCTATTACTTTTGTTGGTGTGGCAAAGGCTCTTACAAAAGACATTGTAGATCCATTCTCTTTAAATGCCTTTCAAGGAGACACAACTGGCTCAATTGTTATTTTAGCCGCATTAATTTCGGCAATTATTTGGAATTTACTCACATGGTATTTTGGAATTCCTTCTAGTTCATCACACACATTGATTGGCTCCATTGCAGGAGCTGCTGTGGCATCTGCTGGTTTCAGCGTTTTAAACTATGGCGGCTTTACAAAAATCATTATGGCATTAGTATTTTCACCGATCCTTGCTATCTGTGCCGGTTTTCTGATGATGACACTATTTAAATTATTATTTAAAAATTTGAATTTATATCGTACAAATAAAGGATTCCGTACAATGCAAATTTTCACAGCAGCTATCCAATCATTTACGCACGGTACAAACGACGCTCAAAAGGCAATGGGGATTATGACCATGGCTTTAATTGCTGGAGGCTTACATACAGGAGATGAAATTCCTTTTTGGGTACGTGCTGCCGCAGCAACTGCCATGGGTCTAGGTACCTCTATTGGCGGTTATAAAATTATTAAAACAGTCGGTGGTAAAATTATGAAAATCCGCCCTGTAAACGGGGTAGCTGCCGATTTAGCATCTGCATCTGTTATTTTTGGCGCTACTTTAATCCACCTACCAGTATCAACAACTCACGTAATTTCTTCCTCCATTATGGGAGTAGGCTCTGCACAACGTGTACGTGGTGTAAACTGGGGGATGGCTCGTAAAATAGTTACTACTTGGATTATTACAATGCCAATTTCTGCAGTAATGGCTGCTGTTATTTACTTCTTTTTATCTTTATTCTGTTAA
- a CDS encoding NUDIX hydrolase — protein MEQEIVKVFNEQHEQIGTATRAEVHEKGLWHETFHCWLVNENYIYFQIRSAQKKDYPGLLDITAAGHLLAVETVESGIREVKEELGLAINVDDVVKMGMTSCSIVSENMIDNEFCHVYIYPFKHDWNSFDLQYEEVSGVVRANLNEAEAFFLGKTATLNIEGYEYFPDGQRAKIVRPVSTAQFVPYRELYVAHVIQFVKDKMFNKTT, from the coding sequence ATGGAACAAGAAATTGTGAAGGTTTTTAATGAGCAGCATGAACAAATTGGAACAGCAACGAGAGCTGAGGTACATGAGAAAGGGCTGTGGCATGAAACATTCCACTGCTGGCTTGTCAATGAGAACTATATCTATTTTCAAATCCGCAGTGCGCAAAAAAAAGATTACCCAGGGTTGTTGGATATAACAGCAGCAGGGCATTTATTAGCGGTTGAAACAGTTGAATCAGGCATTCGGGAAGTGAAGGAAGAGCTGGGCCTTGCTATCAATGTAGATGATGTTGTAAAAATGGGCATGACATCCTGTAGTATAGTTTCAGAAAATATGATCGACAATGAATTTTGCCATGTTTACATATATCCATTCAAACATGATTGGAATTCTTTTGATCTTCAATATGAGGAAGTGTCAGGGGTTGTTAGAGCGAATTTGAATGAGGCAGAGGCCTTCTTTTTAGGAAAAACGGCCACTCTTAATATTGAAGGCTATGAATACTTCCCAGACGGTCAGCGAGCAAAAATTGTGCGTCCAGTAAGTACTGCACAATTTGTTCCATATCGAGAACTATATGTAGCACATGTGATTCAGTTTGTAAAAGATAAGATGTTTAATAAAACAACATAA
- a CDS encoding AI-2E family transporter has translation MRVTRKVWFQVGVGILLTLLIIKYFVEIHWIFSPLVILLKAIFVPLLLGGVLYYVTEPIQRFLEKRKFPRWASILTIIIGLIAIAGIFGWIVGNPIAEQVNKLVKNAPMISANISASISTSIQDATDYLLQNKDNFPTQLKDIIDKMANSVQDIAVVASKGLVSFLQSIVSVSLLAILIPFFFIFMLKDHEKFAPSIYKYFSGERREWIKKTLSEIDDVLRSYIQGQLQISFLLALIMYVGYLIIGLEYSLLLVIFAFFMNMIPFIGPWIAFTPALIVAVIQDPVLVIWVSVVTLVAQQIDSNFITPNVMGKTLDIHPLTVITIILAAGNIAGFIGIIIAVPFYAVLKVIVSNIYDQRNAIKKRATKSV, from the coding sequence ATGAGAGTGACAAGAAAAGTTTGGTTTCAAGTAGGCGTAGGGATATTATTAACACTACTAATCATTAAATATTTTGTGGAGATTCATTGGATTTTTTCACCGCTAGTCATCCTATTAAAAGCAATTTTTGTGCCTCTATTACTTGGTGGAGTTTTATACTACGTGACTGAGCCAATTCAGCGATTTTTGGAAAAACGTAAATTCCCGCGGTGGGCAAGTATATTAACAATTATTATAGGGTTGATTGCTATTGCAGGTATCTTTGGATGGATTGTAGGAAATCCAATTGCAGAGCAGGTCAATAAATTAGTAAAGAATGCACCTATGATTAGTGCGAATATAAGTGCAAGTATTAGCACGAGTATTCAAGATGCAACAGACTATTTGTTGCAAAATAAAGATAACTTCCCAACACAGTTAAAAGATATTATTGATAAAATGGCAAATTCTGTACAGGATATTGCTGTAGTTGCGAGTAAAGGGCTTGTCTCCTTCTTACAATCTATAGTGTCTGTCTCCTTATTAGCTATTTTAATTCCATTCTTCTTTATTTTTATGTTGAAGGATCACGAAAAATTTGCGCCTTCGATTTATAAATATTTCAGTGGTGAACGTCGTGAATGGATTAAAAAAACGTTAAGTGAAATTGATGATGTTCTACGTAGCTATATTCAAGGACAACTGCAAATTAGCTTTTTATTGGCGCTTATTATGTACGTTGGGTATTTAATTATTGGTTTAGAGTATTCATTGCTCCTTGTCATATTCGCTTTCTTTATGAATATGATTCCGTTTATTGGACCTTGGATTGCCTTTACACCAGCTTTAATTGTGGCAGTAATTCAGGATCCCGTGCTTGTAATATGGGTATCGGTTGTCACACTTGTTGCGCAGCAAATTGATAGTAATTTTATAACACCAAACGTTATGGGAAAAACACTCGATATACATCCTTTAACAGTTATCACGATAATTTTAGCAGCAGGTAATATTGCAGGCTTTATCGGAATTATTATTGCTGTGCCATTTTATGCCGTATTAAAGGTTATCGTATCTAATATTTACGATCAACGTAACGCCATTAAGAAAAGGGCTACGAAGTCAGTTTAG
- a CDS encoding vancomycin resistance protein — MRLGILGIAICIGIYIWLGEEMKEGVQPAANGKAAYMIVLGAKVKPGGIPSLSLKNRLEEAAEYLKKYPHVQVIVSGGQGPDEDQTEASVMLEYLLNNGIEASRIVMEDKSTSTYENLLFSKELLPEKTKKVTIVSNDFHLKRAKYLAETLDLEVDVVAAKTPKSVEAKLKLRERAALLKTYIIGY; from the coding sequence ATGAGACTAGGGATACTAGGTATTGCCATATGTATTGGCATTTATATTTGGCTGGGTGAAGAGATGAAAGAAGGCGTTCAGCCAGCTGCAAACGGAAAAGCTGCATACATGATTGTGCTGGGAGCAAAGGTAAAACCAGGGGGCATTCCATCACTTTCATTGAAAAATAGATTGGAAGAGGCTGCGGAGTATCTAAAGAAATACCCACATGTCCAAGTAATTGTTTCTGGCGGTCAAGGGCCAGATGAAGATCAGACAGAGGCTTCCGTTATGCTTGAATATTTACTAAACAATGGCATTGAAGCTAGCAGGATAGTAATGGAAGACAAATCTACATCAACCTATGAAAATCTACTATTTTCAAAAGAACTACTGCCGGAGAAAACGAAGAAGGTTACGATTGTTTCCAATGATTTTCATTTAAAGCGAGCAAAATATTTAGCCGAAACATTGGATTTAGAAGTAGATGTGGTGGCGGCTAAAACACCAAAGTCAGTAGAAGCTAAGTTAAAGCTACGGGAAAGAGCAGCACTATTAAAAACATATATAATTGGCTATTAA
- a CDS encoding M3 family oligoendopeptidase — MKTFKDYEYQRPNIEEMKERQLSLIEQFKHARTMDEQSSIIQQLNALSNDYATMANLVYIRASIDTNDEFYQAERDYFDEVGPELEEVTTEYYKALIASPFREQLENKWGQQLFDLATYQIKGFSPIVIDLMQKENKLVSEYNKLVASAQIDFNGETLTLAQLGPYAESTDREIRKSATEARFGFFAEHEEEFDRLYDELVKVRHEIAVKLGYKNYVELGYVRMNRIDYNADMVKKFRDQVRDLIVPVASELYERQAKRIGISDFKFYDEALNFLSGNATPKGDPDWIVENGKKMYEELSPETGEFFNFMIDHELMDLVAKKGKESGGYCTFIENYHSPFIFSNFNGTSGDIDVLTHEAGHAFQVYSSRDIGIPEYLWPTFESCEIHSMSMEFFTWPWMELFFKEDTEKYKFTHLSSGLLFLPYGVAVDEFQHVIYENPTMTPAERKAAWKKIEETYLPHRDYDHNGYLETGGIWQRQGHIYASPFYYIDYTLAQICAFQFWKRSREEFEEAWKDYIHLCGLGGSMSFTKLVKEAGLISPFEDGCVESVIGEIKAYLNSIDDVAL; from the coding sequence ATGAAAACGTTTAAAGACTATGAATACCAACGTCCAAATATTGAAGAAATGAAAGAGCGGCAATTATCTTTAATTGAGCAATTTAAACATGCGCGAACGATGGATGAGCAAAGCAGCATCATTCAACAACTAAACGCTTTAAGTAATGATTATGCCACAATGGCGAATTTAGTGTATATTCGTGCATCAATTGATACAAATGATGAATTTTATCAAGCAGAGCGTGATTATTTCGATGAAGTGGGTCCCGAGCTAGAAGAGGTAACTACAGAATATTATAAAGCATTGATTGCTTCTCCATTCCGTGAACAATTAGAGAATAAATGGGGACAGCAGCTATTCGATTTAGCAACTTATCAAATAAAAGGCTTTTCACCAATAGTCATTGATTTAATGCAAAAGGAGAACAAGCTTGTATCAGAATATAATAAACTAGTAGCTTCTGCGCAGATTGATTTTAATGGCGAAACATTAACACTTGCTCAGCTTGGACCATATGCAGAGTCTACTGATCGTGAAATACGTAAATCAGCAACAGAAGCACGCTTTGGTTTTTTTGCTGAGCATGAAGAAGAATTTGATAGACTCTATGATGAGCTTGTAAAGGTACGTCATGAAATTGCTGTTAAATTAGGCTATAAAAACTATGTGGAGCTAGGCTATGTTCGCATGAATCGCATTGATTATAATGCAGATATGGTGAAGAAATTCCGCGATCAGGTTCGCGATTTAATAGTACCAGTTGCTTCTGAGCTGTATGAGCGTCAGGCAAAGCGTATCGGTATTTCTGATTTTAAATTCTATGATGAAGCGTTAAACTTTTTATCTGGAAATGCAACTCCAAAAGGTGATCCAGACTGGATTGTTGAGAACGGTAAAAAAATGTATGAGGAGTTATCACCTGAGACAGGTGAATTCTTCAATTTCATGATTGATCATGAATTAATGGATTTAGTAGCGAAGAAAGGGAAAGAAAGCGGTGGATATTGTACATTTATCGAAAACTATCATTCACCATTCATCTTCTCAAACTTTAATGGTACTTCAGGTGATATAGATGTATTAACACATGAAGCAGGACATGCCTTCCAAGTGTATTCAAGCCGTGACATCGGTATCCCAGAGTACTTATGGCCAACATTTGAATCTTGTGAAATTCACTCGATGAGTATGGAATTTTTTACATGGCCTTGGATGGAACTGTTCTTTAAAGAGGATACAGAGAAATATAAATTTACACATTTAAGCAGTGGTCTTTTATTCTTACCGTATGGTGTTGCGGTAGATGAGTTCCAGCATGTTATATACGAAAATCCAACAATGACACCAGCTGAGCGTAAGGCAGCATGGAAGAAAATTGAGGAAACGTATTTACCGCATCGTGACTATGATCATAATGGCTACCTTGAGACAGGAGGAATTTGGCAGCGTCAGGGTCACATTTATGCAAGCCCATTCTATTATATTGACTACACGCTAGCACAAATTTGTGCCTTCCAGTTCTGGAAACGCTCAAGAGAAGAGTTTGAGGAAGCTTGGAAGGACTATATTCATTTATGTGGGTTAGGTGGTTCTATGTCCTTCACGAAGCTTGTAAAAGAAGCTGGGTTAATATCGCCATTTGAAGATGGATGTGTTGAATCTGTTATTGGCGAAATTAAGGCATACCTAAATTCTATAGACGACGTGGCACTATAA